The Paracoccus sp. MBLB3053 genome contains the following window.
TACGGAATGCCCGAGTCATCGCGCTGGCATCGCGATAGCCGCATCGCGTCGCGATTTCCGCAACCGACATGGTTGTCCCCTCGACAAGCCGCTTCGCTTCACGCAAACGGGTGGCAAGATAAAGCCTTCGCGGTCCGACCCCGAACCTGTCCATGCAGCGCTGTCCGAAACTGCGCCGGTTGAGGCCGAGCTTGGCGGCCAGTTCGGCCACGGGCAGGGGGGTCTCGATCGACCTGCGCATGAGCGACATTCCGGCTTCGGCGACGCTTCCCGAGCGTAGAGCGGGCAGCGGTCGACTTTCCCCGTACATGAACAGAGCGGCCACCTCGAGCCGCAGCATGGCCCCATGATGCCGTTCGATGAGGTCGAGGATCAGTTCGAACGTCGTGGTCGTGCCGCCGCATGACAGGATGTTTCCGTCATGCACGACCCGGTCATCCGAGACATTCACATCGGGGAATTTCTCGGACAGGTTGGTCAGCTCGTCCCAGTGGATTGTCGCCTTCCGGCCCGACAGAAGTCCGGCAGAAGCCAGCAACCAGCTTCCCGTATCCATACCGACGAGGGTGCCGAAGCGACTTCGCGCCGCGCGCAGCGCGCGGGCGCATTGCACCGTCGCGTGACTGTGGAAATCGTAACTTGGCATCACGAAGAGGTAATCCGCGCCGGCATGGTCCGAAAGCGCGCCTTCGCTCTGGACCGTGAGACCGCTTGATGACGCGACCGGTCGTCCGTCAAGACTGATATATTGCCAGGCATAGAGATTGCGCCCGGAAAGATTGTTGGCAGCCCGCAAGGGTTCGATCGCATTGGCGAGGCAGTGGTTCGAAAACGACTTGAACAGCAACACTGCCACCTTGCGCGGCCCGCGAGAATATTTCTCGTTCTGCATGATTTTCGACCCAAACTGCATGATGCTATCCGTGCCTGCCTTCCATGTTTGGTCAAGTCTGACAAGGGGGCATGAGCCATGTATTTCGGGTTGAGCGACGAACAGGAAATGATCGTCTCGACGGTGCGCAGTTTCGTCGAGAACGAGATTTATCCCCATGAGGCGCTGGTCGAGCGTACGGGCGAAGTCCCCGAGGAAATTGCCCAGGACATCAAGCGCAAATGCATCGATATCGGGTTCTACGCCTCGAACTTTCCCGAATCCGTCGGGGGACCGGGGCTTTCCCATCTAGAGTTCGCCCTTGTCGAGCGGGAACTTGGGCGCGGGTCGATGGCTCTGACGCATTTTTTCGGTCGTCCGCAGAACATCCTGATGGCCTGCAAGGATGAGCAGGTCGAAAGATATTTGATGCCCGCCGTGCGCGGCGAAAAGATGGATGCGCTTGCGATGACCGAACCGGATGCCGGGTCCGACGTGCGTGGCATGAAATGTACGGCGACGCGGGACGGCGGCGATTGGGTCTTGAATGGCTCGAAACATTTCATCTCGGGCGCAGAGCATGCCGACTTTTTCATCGTCTTCGCCGCAACCGGGGTGGATGAAACGCCGAAAGGTCCAAAGAAACGGATCACCTGCTTTCTCGTCGATCGCGGCACACCGGGTTTCGAGGTCCGGAATGGCTACAATTCCGTGTCCCATCGCGGCTACAAGAACTGCGTGCTGTATTTTGACCAGTGCCGGCTTTCAGACAGCCAGGTCCTGGGCGAGGTGGATGGCGGCTTCCAGGTGATGAATGAATGGCTCTATGCCACACGTATCACGGTTGCGACGATGTGTGTCGGAAGGGCGCGCCGTGTCTTCGATTTGGCCGTCGATTTCGCTGCGAACCGCAAGCAGTTCGGTCAGGAGATTGCCAAGTTCCAAGGTGTCGGGTTCCAGATCGCGGACATGGTGACGGAAATCGACGCAGCAGACTGGCTAACATTGGCCTCGGCCTGGCGGCTTGACCAAGGGTTGCCGGCGAACCGCGAAATCGCCTCGGCCAAGGTTTATGCCTCGGAAATGCTGGCGCGGGTCACGGACCGGGCCCTGCAGATCCATGGCGGCATGGGCCTGATGGACGAATTGCCGATCGAGCGGTTCTGGCGAGACGCGCGGGTCGAGCGGATCTGGGACGGCACAAGCGAGATCCAGCGCCACATCATCAGCCGCGAAATCTTCCGTCCGCTCGGAGCCTGACATGGAAAGCCTGCTTCGTCTTTTCAGCCCACAGGCCATCACGGTCGTCGGCGGTGGCGCATGGTGCGAGGCCGTGGTGCAACGCTGCATCGCAAGCGGATTTACCGGGCCGATCTGGCCTGTGCATCCCAATAAGCCCGCAATCGGGGGTGTTCCTGCCTTCCCTTCGCTTGCCGCGCTGCCGGGCGTGCCAGATGCGGCATTTGTCGGGGTCAACCGTGAACTCAGCATCGAGGTCTGCGCCGAACTCTCGGCGATGGGTTGCGGCGGCGCGGTCTGCTTCGCAGCTGGCTTCCGCGAGGCATCTGCCGAGCTTTCAGATGGTGCGGAACTGCAGCAACGCTTGGTCGAGGCGGCGGGCGACATGCGCATCCTCGGGCCGAACTGCTACGGTTTCGTCAATATGCTGGACGGCGTGTCGCTTTGGCCGGATGTCCACGGCCTAAGCCCGGTCGAACGTGGCGTGGCAGTGGTGGGCCAATCGTCGAACGTGCTCATCAACCTTACCATGCAGCGTCGTGGACTGCCGCTGGCCTGTGTCGTCGCGGCGGGCAATCAGGCGCAGTCCTCGATGGCCGAAATCGGCATGGCCTTGCTGGACGATCCACGGATAACCGCATTGGGGCTTCATATCGAAGGGCTGACCGACCTGCCGGCCTTCGAGGCGCTCGCCCGGCTTGCGGCCCGGCGTGGCAAACCTGTCGTCGCGCTCAAGGTCGGGCGGTCCGAACAGGCGATGGCGGCCGCGATCTCGCATACCGCTTCGCTGGCGGGGTCGGATGCCGGTGCGCGTGCCTTGTTCGAACGTCTGGGGATCGCGCAGGTCGACAGCCCGGCAGAGCTGATCGAAACCTTGAAGATCCTCCATGTCACCCGTGGTCTCAGCGATGCGCGGATCGTTTCGGCGTCCTGCTCGGGAGGGGAGGCGTCGATCATTGCCGATCTCGGCAAGATCATCGGGATCGAGTTCCCGGCGCTGAACCAAAGCCAACGCGACGGGCTGCGCGCCGCGCTTGGACCGAAGGTCGCATTGGCCAACCCGCTCGATTACAACACCTATATCTGGGGTGACGCGGCCGCGCTGACCGCGACCTTCACCGCGCTTATGGCGGGTGAGCAAGGCCTTGGCTGCGTGGTCCTAGACTATCCCCGCCCGGAAAGCTTCGAAGCGCCTAGCTGGGATATGGCGGTCGATGCCGTCATCGCCGCAAGCCGCGCTTCAGGCAAGCCGATGGCGATCATCTCGCTTCTTGCCGAGAACATGCCCGAGGCGGTCGCGCGAAGATTGATGGAAGCCGGTGTCATCCCGCTTTGCGGCATGTGGGACGCAGTCCGCGCGATCAGGGCAGCGGCCGGGATCGGCAAGGCGGCCTCGGCGCCCATTCTTCTGCCCGGTGTTCCCGCTGCCAAGGCGAGGATGATCGGCGAGGCAGAGGCCAAGGGACTGCTTTCGGCTGCCGGCGTTCCCGTGCCCCGCGCCCTGCGCGCCGGTTGCGCCGATGAGGCGGCGGAGCTTGCGACCAAGATCGGCTTTCCGGTCGTGCTCAAGGGCGAAGGGATCGCCCACAAGACCGAGGCGGGCGCAGTCGCGCTCAACCTGAGCGATGCCGAGGCGGTGCGGATCGCGGCACTTGCCATGCCCACTTCCTCGTTCCTGGTCGAGGAAATGGTCACGGGCGCCGTTGCCGAACTGTTGATCGGCGTGCTGCGTGATCCTGCACATGGCTTTGTCCTGACGCTGGGCCCGGGGGGAGTTCTGACCGAACTCATCCATGACAGCGCGTCCATGCTGATACCGGCATCGCGTGAGGATGTCCGCTCGGCGCTGGACCGGCTGCGGATCGCGCCCATGCTGCGAGGCTATCGCGGCAAGCCGGCGGCCGCGCTGGATACTGTCGTCGATGCGGTGATGGCGGTTCAGGATTATGTCGTTGCGCATGCCGCGCATCTCGAGGAACTCGAGATCAATCCGCTGATTTGCACCACGGCAGGTGTCATCGCGGCCGACGCACTATTCAGAATAGGAGAACAGCAATGACGGAATCCCCCATCAGTATCGAACGGCGGGGCGCCGTCCTCGAGGTCACGCTCGATCGGCCAAAGGCGAATGCGATCGACCTCAAGACAAGCCGCGAACTGGGCGAGATCTTCACCGATTTCCGCGATGATCCCACGCTGCGCGTGGCTATCATCACCGGCGCGGGCACGAAATTCTTTTGCGCTGGCTGGGATCTCAAGGCAGCGGCGTCTGGCGATGCGGTCGATGGCGATTACGGCAAGGGCGGTTTCGGCGGGTTGCAGGAATTGCGCGATCTGAACAAACCCGTGATCGCCGCCGTGAACGGAATATGCTGTGGTGGCGGGCTCGAGCTTGCGATCAGCGCAGATATCATCCTGGCCGCCGACCATGCGACATTCGCCCTGCCCGAGATCCGCTCGGGGACGGTGGCTGATGCAGCTTCGATCAGGTTGCCCAAACGCATTCCCTATCACATCGCGATGGAGATGCTGCTGACTGGACGCTGGTTCGACGCGGATGAGGCGCATCGCTGGGGTTTGGTCAACCGCATCCTGTCGTCGGATGAGCTGATGGAAGCGGCGCGTGCGCTGGCCGATGACCTCGCATCGGGGCCGCCGCTGGTATTTGCCGCACTCAAGGAAATCGTGCGCGAGGCCGAGGACATGAAATTCCAGGATGCGATGAACCGCATCACCAAGAGCCAGCTTGCGACCGTCGAAAGACTCTATCGCTCGGAAGATCAGCTGGAAGGCGCCCGCGCTTTTGCCGAGAAACGCGATCCGGTCTGGAAGGGCCGCTGAGACTGAAGGACCGACCATGCCGCTCACCATGAACCGCGAGGTTTTCATCACCTGTGCCGTTACGGGTTCCGGGGGAACCCAGGACCGGTCCCCGCATGTTCCGCGCAGCCCGCGCGCGATTGCCGAGAGCGCGATCGCGGCGGCGAAGGCGGGCGCGGCGGTTGTGCATTGCCATGTGCGCGACCCCGAGACGGGCAAGCCCTCGCGCCGGCTCGACCTTTATCGCGAGGTGACCGATCGGATCCGCGATGCCGAGGTCGACGTGGTGCTGAACCTGACCGCGGGCATGGGGGGTGACCTGGTTCTGGGCCCGCCCGAGGCGCCGCTGCCCTTCAACGCGGCTGGCACGGACATGGTGGGCGCGAATGCGCGCATGGCCCATGTCGCCGAATGCCTGCCCGAGATCTGCACGCTGGATTGCGGCACGATGAACTTCGCCGAGGCGGATTACGTCATGACCAACACGCCCGGCATGCTGCGCGCGATGGGCGGCATGATGACGGCGCTTGGCGTCAAGCCCGAGATCGAGGCCTTCGACACCGGGCATCTGTGGTTTGCCAAGCAGCTTGTCGCCGAGGGCGTGCTGACCGGCCCGGCTCTGGTGCAGCTTTGCATGGGGGTGCCGTGGGGGGCGCCCAATGACCTCAATACCTTCCTTGCGATGGTGAATGCGGTGCCCTCGGACTGGAACTGGTCGGCCTTCAGCCTGGGCCGGGACCAGATGGCCTATGTCTCGGCCGCGGTTCTGGCCGGGGGCAATGTGCGGGTCGGGCTCGAGGACAACCTGTGGCTCGGCAAGGGCCAGCTTGCGACCAATGCGCAGCTGGTCGACCGCGCGGTGACGATCATCGAAAGCATGGGGGCGCGGGTGATCGGCCCCGATGCGGTGCGCGAAAGGCTGGGCCTGGTGAAGCGGGCGCCGGTGGGGGTGATGGCATGAGCAAGGCTGCGATCATTGGCGGCGGCGTCATCGGCGGCGGCTGGGCGGCGCGGTTCCTGCTGAACGGCTGGGACGTGGCGGTCTGTGACCCCGATCCCGAGGCCGGGCGCAAGATCGGCGAGGTGCTGGCCAATGCCCGCCGCTCGCTGCCCGCGCTTTACGACCGCGCCCTGCCCCCCGAGGGCAAGCTGAGCTTCCACACAGACCTCGCCGAAGCCGTCACAGGCGCAAGATGGGTCCAGGAAAGCGTGC
Protein-coding sequences here:
- a CDS encoding GlxA family transcriptional regulator, translated to MQFGSKIMQNEKYSRGPRKVAVLLFKSFSNHCLANAIEPLRAANNLSGRNLYAWQYISLDGRPVASSSGLTVQSEGALSDHAGADYLFVMPSYDFHSHATVQCARALRAARSRFGTLVGMDTGSWLLASAGLLSGRKATIHWDELTNLSEKFPDVNVSDDRVVHDGNILSCGGTTTTFELILDLIERHHGAMLRLEVAALFMYGESRPLPALRSGSVAEAGMSLMRRSIETPLPVAELAAKLGLNRRSFGQRCMDRFGVGPRRLYLATRLREAKRLVEGTTMSVAEIATRCGYRDASAMTRAFRKEFDATPRDLRKRRTERIDPPLV
- a CDS encoding acyl-CoA dehydrogenase family protein, encoding MYFGLSDEQEMIVSTVRSFVENEIYPHEALVERTGEVPEEIAQDIKRKCIDIGFYASNFPESVGGPGLSHLEFALVERELGRGSMALTHFFGRPQNILMACKDEQVERYLMPAVRGEKMDALAMTEPDAGSDVRGMKCTATRDGGDWVLNGSKHFISGAEHADFFIVFAATGVDETPKGPKKRITCFLVDRGTPGFEVRNGYNSVSHRGYKNCVLYFDQCRLSDSQVLGEVDGGFQVMNEWLYATRITVATMCVGRARRVFDLAVDFAANRKQFGQEIAKFQGVGFQIADMVTEIDAADWLTLASAWRLDQGLPANREIASAKVYASEMLARVTDRALQIHGGMGLMDELPIERFWRDARVERIWDGTSEIQRHIISREIFRPLGA
- a CDS encoding acetate--CoA ligase family protein, with the protein product MESLLRLFSPQAITVVGGGAWCEAVVQRCIASGFTGPIWPVHPNKPAIGGVPAFPSLAALPGVPDAAFVGVNRELSIEVCAELSAMGCGGAVCFAAGFREASAELSDGAELQQRLVEAAGDMRILGPNCYGFVNMLDGVSLWPDVHGLSPVERGVAVVGQSSNVLINLTMQRRGLPLACVVAAGNQAQSSMAEIGMALLDDPRITALGLHIEGLTDLPAFEALARLAARRGKPVVALKVGRSEQAMAAAISHTASLAGSDAGARALFERLGIAQVDSPAELIETLKILHVTRGLSDARIVSASCSGGEASIIADLGKIIGIEFPALNQSQRDGLRAALGPKVALANPLDYNTYIWGDAAALTATFTALMAGEQGLGCVVLDYPRPESFEAPSWDMAVDAVIAASRASGKPMAIISLLAENMPEAVARRLMEAGVIPLCGMWDAVRAIRAAAGIGKAASAPILLPGVPAAKARMIGEAEAKGLLSAAGVPVPRALRAGCADEAAELATKIGFPVVLKGEGIAHKTEAGAVALNLSDAEAVRIAALAMPTSSFLVEEMVTGAVAELLIGVLRDPAHGFVLTLGPGGVLTELIHDSASMLIPASREDVRSALDRLRIAPMLRGYRGKPAAALDTVVDAVMAVQDYVVAHAAHLEELEINPLICTTAGVIAADALFRIGEQQ
- a CDS encoding carnitinyl-CoA dehydratase, with product MTESPISIERRGAVLEVTLDRPKANAIDLKTSRELGEIFTDFRDDPTLRVAIITGAGTKFFCAGWDLKAAASGDAVDGDYGKGGFGGLQELRDLNKPVIAAVNGICCGGGLELAISADIILAADHATFALPEIRSGTVADAASIRLPKRIPYHIAMEMLLTGRWFDADEAHRWGLVNRILSSDELMEAARALADDLASGPPLVFAALKEIVREAEDMKFQDAMNRITKSQLATVERLYRSEDQLEGARAFAEKRDPVWKGR
- a CDS encoding BKACE family enzyme; translation: MPLTMNREVFITCAVTGSGGTQDRSPHVPRSPRAIAESAIAAAKAGAAVVHCHVRDPETGKPSRRLDLYREVTDRIRDAEVDVVLNLTAGMGGDLVLGPPEAPLPFNAAGTDMVGANARMAHVAECLPEICTLDCGTMNFAEADYVMTNTPGMLRAMGGMMTALGVKPEIEAFDTGHLWFAKQLVAEGVLTGPALVQLCMGVPWGAPNDLNTFLAMVNAVPSDWNWSAFSLGRDQMAYVSAAVLAGGNVRVGLEDNLWLGKGQLATNAQLVDRAVTIIESMGARVIGPDAVRERLGLVKRAPVGVMA